One Setaria italica strain Yugu1 chromosome I, Setaria_italica_v2.0, whole genome shotgun sequence DNA window includes the following coding sequences:
- the LOC101785563 gene encoding uncharacterized protein LOC101785563 isoform X3: MSGEMARAEVSPEGAAPGFGADLYAQATKALALRTPFEGEEAASRVPTLPARLVSWAGPGDARKKHKKIQLPPPDDAAVEPPPPAAAKVGLWEQFEAYFRPVTLADVEMLKPKLPFGYSKLDSCMLIPFLGTGEELMNQGETYDVAVFETSSYLGVGGAEVVSNRERGDQSGHLLSQKEKRDQNVDPDIHDVVVQQMVSDKDISRRSRVSIQPGGRPFEVDQAVSNGIVSAQCAEEEGSSLNWLLGATGRFVLTSERPNKKRKLLGVAAGLEQLVLLPRLGAEKSSTCDVCCLGESSMDSNRIVNCSNCKVSVHQKCYGLRVVPDGQWLCAWCTYLESNKDSGSTQPTPCVLCPKEKGALKPVKVEPTQTADVSHLKFAHLFCSLWAPEVFVEDMESMEPVTNLDNVQENRMKLTCSICKIKHGACVRCSHGTCRAAFHPICARESKHQMEIWGKSRHSNVELRAFCSKHSSVGYTSSVENSNHASEQSPTESGPNNTNLITGKIPKLRFTRKNKDKFMNCETSASSSGNLIRVETTEQDALANTVRNANAQPIRSRETGTGHPSVGGDRMRSPGDIAVVLRKLIDSGKVSVGDIASEVGISSESLEAALVGETTTFSHGLMLKIINWLQNSVHMHAVQGNACKGNSVVLQDDNSDGFDTTDTIDMKISSVPDDDKDVFVDVSDSAVTEPTLRRTKSNSKILEEDNATCATGVTILQNGNKNMVKDGADLECSPAKEFAKESTREFSPIGSKGVSKEEKGKLILNNTSGNNEFGTSMEIPNENRGVLLGRKNDNLTEAGLGSGLKEGVSSPDHCFSQGDHARDGENSIENGFRTPRHCDSNCSHGQPFFNFDDSHSYIHPFIKKKISHHWDITFNQNKEALNHHEEPSCPSHEKIPVDSSEEHEDATDTAASDQVLKASSLEILEHAPDDEVEGEIVYLQARLLDNAVVLKHRYEKLIAKVVQNISRELDAFSRRKWDLIFVNQFLRDVREAKKRGRKEKRHKEAQAVLAAAAAAAASSSRNSTMRKDAKEDAAPANQESSPKLVAGSSRVGQRTKDSSKSSNSKLPPDNKFGSFHMPISSNENALHCDVCMRTETLLNRIFICSRCKQAAVHIDCYRNLENSIGPWKCELCEDQDISLETPTTSDKLDCNGKKSPFARCGMCHGTSGAFRKTADGQWVHAFCAEWLLDTKYVRGQENPVEGMESLVEGKDTCCLCLRKVGLCLRCSSGDCHITFHPTCARNSGFYMNTKGFGTTSQHKAYCGKHSAQQKEEDAQRYGLEELRSMKRMRVELEKLRLLCERVIKREKVKRETVLCDHDILAKTKDTVIFSYLACGASSESATTSVNNRSYSGTAQRSDDVTVDSTLSRKKTIRFSLNSRDAERNTADSSRTLISFKRKLSERGLHAGKQLPQRPAITSQKLDDGEKKTNDKKIEMFQKELVMTSDQASTQNQRLPKGYVYVPRDSLSKERPWNRNTQPHTPQEPGG, translated from the exons ATGAGCGGGGAAATGGCCCGCGCCGAGGTCTCGCCCGAGGGGGCGGCCCCTGGCTTCGGGGCCGACCTGTACGCCCAGGCAACCAAGGCTCTGGCCCTGCGGACGCCGTTcgagggcgaggaggcggcgtccAGGGTTCCCACGCTGCCCGCGCGGCTCGTGAGCTGGGCGGGGCCGGGTGACGCGCGGAAGAAGCACAAGAAGATTCAGCTCCCACCGCCGGACGATGCTGCTGTCGAgcctccaccgccggcagcTGCAAAGGTTGGCTTGTGGGAGCAGTTTGAGGCGTATTTCCGTCCAGTGACATTGGCTGATGTCGAAATGTTAAAACCAAAGCTCCCATTCGGGTACAGCAAGCTCGACTCATGTATGCTAATACCATTTCTGGGCACtggtgaggaattgatgaaCCAAGGCGAGACGTATGACGTGGCTGTCTTTGAAACAAGCTCGTATTTGGGTGTGGGCGGTGCAGAGGTGGTCAGTAACAGAGAGCGTGGTGACCAAAGTGGTCATCTCCTTAGCCAGAAAGAGAAGAGGGATCAAAATGTGGATCCAGACATACATGATGTGGTTGTGCAACAGATGGTCAGTGACAAAGACATTAGTAGGCGAAGCAGGGTCTCCATACAACCGGGAGGACGGCCATTTGAAGTGGATCAAGCTGTGAGCAATGGCATTGTGTCAGCACAATGTGCTGAAGAGGAAGGGAGTTCACTTAATTGGTTGTTAGGAGCAACAGGCCGATTTGTCCTCACTTCGGAGCGACCCAACAAGAAGAGAAAGCTTTTGGGTGTGGCTGCTGGGTTAGAACAGCTTGTTCTGCTTCCACGCTTGGGAGCTGAGAAGTCTTCAACCTGTGATGTTTGTTGTCTTGGAGAGAGTTCCATGGACTCCAATAGGATAGTTAACTGCAGCAACTGCAAGGTATCGGTGCACCAGAAGTGCTATGGTTTGCGTGTTGTGCCTGATGGGCAATGGTTGTGTGCTTGGTGTACATATTTGGAGTCGAATAAAGATTCTGGCAGCACCCAGCCTACGCCTTGTGTTTTATGTCCAAAGGAGAAAGGGGCTCTTAAACCTGTCAAAGTGGAGCCTACTCAAACTGCAGATGTTAGCCACCTAAAATTTGCGCACTTGTTTTGTAGTCTCTGGGCGCCAGAGGTTTTTGTGGAGGACATGGAATCAATGGAACCTGTAACTAATCTCGATAATGTCCAAGAGAATCGGATGAAGTTGACATGCAGTATTTGCAAGATCAAGCATGGTGCATGTGTCCGATGTAGTCATG GAACATGCCGGGCGGCTTTTCATCCTATATGCGCAAGAGAGTCAAAGCATCAAATGGAGATATGGGGGAAATCTAGGCACTCTAAT GTTGAATTGAGAGCATTTTGCTCAAAGCATTCTTCAGTTGGATACACCAGCTCAGTAGAGAACAGTAACCATGCTTCTGAACAGAGTCCTACAGAATCTGGCCCAAATAATACGAATCTCATCACTGGAAAAATTCCAAAACTAAGATTCACACGCAAAAACAAGGACAAATTCATGAATTGTGAAACCAGTGCCTCTAGCTCTGGTAACCTGATCAGAGTCGAGACCACAGAGCAAGATGCTTTGGCTAATACAGTTAGAAATGCAAATGCTCAACCAATTCGAAGCCGGGAAACAGGTACTGGGCATCCCTCTGTTGGTGGGGATCGTATGAGAAGTCCTGGTGATATTGCTGTAGTGCTTAGAAAG CTAATTGACAGTGGAAAGGTTAGTGTTGGTGATATAGCATCGGAAGTGGGTATTTCTTCGGAATCCTTGGAAGCTGCTCTCGTG GGTGAAACTACCACCTTTTCCCATGGTTTGATGCTAAAAATTATCAATTGGCTTCAAAATTCTGTACATATGCATGCTGTTCAAGGAAATGCTTGCAAAGGGAACTCAGTGGTGCTGCAAGATGACAATTCAGATGGGTTTGATACCACAGATACCATTGATATGAAAATTTCATCCGTCCCAGATGATGACAAAGATGTATTTGTTGACGTGTCAGATTCCGCTGTAACTGAGCCCACGCTGAGAAGAACTAAAAGCAACAGTAAGATTCTGGAAGAAGATAACGCAACATGTGCAACTGGTGTGACCATTTTACAAAATGGAAACAAGAATATGGTTAAAGATGGGGCTGATCTTGAGTGTTCCCCTGCTAAAGAATTTGCAAAAGAATCTACTCGAGAGTTCTCCCCAATTGGCAGCAAGGGTGTTTCGAAGGAAGAGAAGGGAAAATTG ATACTGAACAACACATCTGGAAATAACGAATTTGGTACTTCCATGGAGATACCAAATGAAAATCGAG GTGTATTACTTGGAAGGAAAAATGATAATTTAACTGAGGCTGGACTTGGCTCAGGCTTGAAGGAAGGAGTATCTTCACCTGATCATTGTTTTTCTCAGGGTGATCATGCTAGAGATGGTGAAAATTCAATTGAAAACGGCTTTCGCACCCCTCGTCACTGTGATTCAAATTGCTCCCATGGACAGCCTTTTTTCAA CTTTGATGATTCACATTCTTATATTCATCCTTTCATTAAGAAAAAGATATCTCATCACTGGGACATTACTTTCAATCAGAATAAGGAAGCTCTGAATCATCATG AAGAACCTTCGTGTCCTTCTCATGAGAAAATACCTGTTGATTCCTCGGAAGAACATGAGGATGCAACAGATACAGCTGCATCAGATCAAGTTTTGAAAGCAAGTTCCTTGGAAATTCTTGAGCATGCAcctgatgatgaagtagaaggAGAGATAGTATACCTACAAGCTAGGCTGCTTGACAATGCTGTTGTTCTGAAGCACAGATACG AAAAGCTGATAGCAAAGGTTGTACAGAATATTTCTCGCGAGCTGGATGCTTTCAGTAGAAGAAAATGGGACCTTATTTTTGTGAACCAGTTTCTTCGTGATGTTAGAGAAGCTAAGAAACgtgggagaaaagaaaagagacatAAGGAAGCCCAAGCTGTACtagctgcagcagctgctgctgctgcatcctCTTCACGGAATTCAACCATGAGaaaagatgcaaaggaagatgCGGCACCTGCTAATCAAGAG AGTTCTCCAAAACTTGTTGCTGGATCTTCAAGAGTTGGGCAACGGACAAAGGATTCATCAAAGTCATCCAACAGCAAACTACCACCAGATAACAAATTTGGCAGTTTTCATATGCCAATCTCCTCAAATGAAAATGCACTCCACTGTGATGTTTGCATGCGAACTGAGACTCTGTTGAACCGAATATTTATCTGTTCCAGATGCaag CAGGCTGCTGTGCACATAGATTGCTACAGAAATCTGGAGAATTCTATTGGCCCCTGGAAATGTGAACTTTGTGAAGATCAAGATATTTCTTTAGAAACCCCAACCACTAGTGATAAATTAGATTGTAATGGCAAAAAATCACCCTTTGCACGGTGTGGTATGTGTCATGGCACATCAGGTGCTTTTAGAAAGACTGCTGATGGGCAGTGGGTTCATGCTTTCTGTGCTGAG TGGTTGTTGGACACCAAGTATGTAAGGGGACAAGAAAATCCTGTAGAAGGAATG GAAAGCCTTGTAGAGGGAAAAGATACTTGTTGTCTCTGCCTTCGCAAAGTTGGCTTGTGCCTAAGG TGTAGTAGTGGGGACTGCCACATTACTTTTCATCCTACTTGTGCTAGAAACTCTGGTTTCTACATGAACACAAAAGGGTTTGGTACTACATCACAGCACAAAGCATACTGTGGCAAACACAGTGCACAGCAGAAAGAG GAGGATGCACAGCGATACGGACTTGAGGAGCTCAGGAGCATGAAACGGATGAGG GTTGAATTGGAAAAATTGCGCCTCTTATGTGAGAGGGTAATTAAGAGAGAGAAGGTGAAG AGAGAGACGGTTTTGTGTGACCATGACATACTTGCCAAAACAAAGGACACTGTTATTTTCTCCTACCTTGCATGCGGAGCGAGTTCAGAATCTGCCACTACTTCAGTTAATAACAGATCATACAGTGGAACAGCTCAAAGATCTGATGATGTCACAGTAGATAGTACTCTTTCTAGGAAGAAAACCATAAGGTTTTCTCTGAATAGCAGAGATGCTGAGAGAAATACAGCTGATAGCTCGAGGACATTGATATCATTCAAACGCAAGTTGAGTGAGAGGGGACTGCATGCTGGTAAGCAACTTCCACAGAGACCAGCTATTACCTCACAGAAACTAGATGATGGAGAAAAGAAGACAAATGATAAGAAG ATAGAAATGTTTCAAAAGGAGCTTGTTATGACATCTGATCAAGCTTCTACACAGAATCAGCGCCTTCCTAAGGGTTATGTTTATGTTCCTCGAGATTCTCTATCTAAAGAGAGGCCATGGAATAGAAATACACAGCCCCATACTCCACAAGAGCCCGGTGGATAG